A segment of the Leclercia adecarboxylata genome:
CAAACTGGTCGATGTGCAGGAGATGTTTCCGTTCCTCAACCTGCATATCTCCCCGGAGCGGATGCTGAAACGGATGGACTCGGAAAAGGTGATGACCTTTGCCACCGCGCTGATGACCCAGCTTTCCGGGGCGATGGCCAGCGTCCTGCTGCTGGTGATGACGGTGGTGTTTATGCTGTTTGAAGTGCGCCACGTGCCGTACAAAATGCGTTTTGCCCTCAATAACCCGCAGATCCACATCGCCGGTCTGCACCGGGCGCTGAAGGGTGTTTCCCATTATCTGGCGCTGAAAACGCTGTTAAGCCTGTGGACGGGCGCGATTGTCTGGCTGGGGCTGACGCTGCTGGGGGTACAGTTCGCCCTGATGTGGGGTGTGCTGGCCTTCCTGCTGAACTATGTGCCTAATATTGGCGCGGTCATCTCCGCCGTCCCGCCGATGATCCAGGCGTTTCTGTTCAATGGTCTCTATGAATGCGCCATGGTGGGGGCGCTGTTCCTGATCGTCCATATGGTGCTGGGCAATATCGTTGAGCCCCGGATGATGGGCCACCGGCTGGGGATGTCCACCATGGTGGTGTTCCTGTCGTTACTGATCTGGGGCTGGTTACTGGGCCCGGTCGGGATGTTATTGTCCGTTCCGCTGACCAGCGTCTGTAAGATCTGGATGGAGACCACCCAGGGGGGCAGCAAGCTGGCGATCCTGCTCGGCCCGGGCCGACCGAAAAGCCGCTTACCGGGATAACGCATGTACGAAAAGGACACCCTCAGCGCGCTGGAGGCCATCACCGAA
Coding sequences within it:
- a CDS encoding AI-2E family transporter → MLTTPPGKPGLTQPDKSGLHILLKLACLVVILAGIHAAADILVQLLLALFFAIVLNPLVTWFLRRGFSRPLAITIVVVVMLIGLTALFGVLAASLNEFAALLPKYNKELTRKLVDVQEMFPFLNLHISPERMLKRMDSEKVMTFATALMTQLSGAMASVLLLVMTVVFMLFEVRHVPYKMRFALNNPQIHIAGLHRALKGVSHYLALKTLLSLWTGAIVWLGLTLLGVQFALMWGVLAFLLNYVPNIGAVISAVPPMIQAFLFNGLYECAMVGALFLIVHMVLGNIVEPRMMGHRLGMSTMVVFLSLLIWGWLLGPVGMLLSVPLTSVCKIWMETTQGGSKLAILLGPGRPKSRLPG